The proteins below are encoded in one region of Brassica napus cultivar Da-Ae chromosome A6, Da-Ae, whole genome shotgun sequence:
- the LOC106374881 gene encoding protein DEEPER ROOTING 1, with protein MKLLSWIRTIKQNGLDQSKEFKGNFCCLRAHVSSEVQDIRTNSFSFYGPSHDPKPPEADEELEFDHEDGFGGFLTIGTLGRDPETPRFTSVAKEDVTGVHKDIAKLITEKLDKLLEEYPEDSSSEQAERSNAKEHRESVDVCKDRIEFTKSSKEVKKKEGLLASLFKRSKTVEGECNTLKKHGTGDLIKTVFEKLHMSSSKTIKDDNDDYMHKKKDIRKNVQNFRSKVHPVLSTPARDDSEVDDRRSCTNLKDPPPLNGGFLVSSSISEANWKREKWIKTDAEYLVLEL; from the exons ATGAAG CTGCTAAGTTGGATTCGAACTATAAAGCAAAACGGTTTAGACCAATCAAAGGAGTTCAAAG GTAATTTCTGTTGCTTAAGAGCTCACGTTTCATCTGAAGTCCAAGACATCCGTACAAACTCCTTCTCCTTCTATGGACCATCTCATGACCCGAAACCACCAGAAGCTGATGAGGAACTCGAGTTTGATCATGAAGACGGGTTCGGTGGATTTCTAACGATCGGGACGCTCGGTAGAGATCCTGAAACACCAAGATTCACTTCAGTTGCAAAAGAAGATGTAACCGGAGTACACAAAGATATTGCAAAGCTCATTACTGAGAAGCTAGACAAGTTGCTTGAGGAATATCCGGAGGATAGTAGCAGTGAGCAGGCTGAGAGATCGAATGCAAAAGAACATAGAGAATCAGTTGATGTATGTAAAGATCGTATTGAGTTTACAAAGAGCAGCAAAGAAGTAAAGAAGAAAGAGGGTTTACTTGCAAGCCTCTTCAAGAGAAGTAAGACGGTAGAAGGAGAGTGTAACACCCTGAAGAAACATGGCACAGGAGATTTGATTAAAACGGTGTTCGAGAAGCTccacatgtcttcttcaaagaCAATAAAAGATGACAATGATGATTATATGCACAAGAAGAAAGACATCAGAAAG AATGTTCAAAACTTCCGGAGTAAAGTCCATCCTGTTCTCAGTACACCTGCAAGAGATGATAGCGAGGTAGATGACAGAAGAAGCTGCACCAACCTCAAGGATCCtcctcctcttaacggagggtTTCTTGTTTCAAGCTCCATCTCGGAAGCGAACTGGAAAAGAGAAAAATGGATCAAGACTGACGCAGAGT atctTGTTCTGGAACTTTGA
- the LOC106349288 gene encoding uncharacterized protein LOC106349288, with the protein MPDWGPVFVAVALFVLLTPGVLIQIPGKNRVVEFGTFQTSGLSVIVHTLIYFTLVCILLLAIQIHMCNLFHLYTTTMTDWAPVIVGVILFVILSPGLLFSLPGNNRAVDFGNLKTNGKAIAVHTLIFFAIYSILIIAVNLHIYTG; encoded by the exons ATGCCTGATTGGGGACCAGTTTTTGTCGCGGTGGCGCTTTTCGTGTTGCTGACTCCGGGAGTGCTGATTCAGATTCCGGGGAAAAACCGAGTGGTTGAGTTTGGAACATTTCAGACAAGTGGTCTTTCGGTTATAGTCCATACGCTCATCTACTTCACGCTTGTTTGTATTCTCTTGCTCGCTATTCAAATTCACAT GTGTAACCTTTTTCACCTTTACACGACAACAATGACGGATTGGGCTCCGGTTATCGTCGGCGTCATCTTGTTCGTGATTCTCTCGCCTGGTCTTCTCTTCTCATTGCCCGGAAACAACCGAGCGGTAGACTTCGGTAACCTCAAAACCAACGGAAAAGCCATAGCTGTTCACACTCTCATCTTCTTCGCCATATACTCCATTTTGATCATCGCCGTCAATCTCCACATCTACACCGGTTGA
- the LOC106349295 gene encoding uncharacterized protein LOC106349295, with product MSADWGPVIVAVSLFILLSPGLLFQIPARTRVVEFGNMSTSGIAILVHAVIYFCILTILVIAIQVHIHF from the coding sequence ATGAGCGCAGACTGGGGACCAGTGATTGTAGCGGTATCTCTGTTCATCCTACTATCACCAGGCCTACTGTTTCAGATTCCAGCGAGGACAAGAGTGGTTGAGTTCGGGAACATGAGCACGAGCGGTATCGCTATTTTGGTTCACGCAGTTATATACTTTTGTATACTCACGATCTTGGTGATCGCTATACAAGTTCACATCCATTTCTGA